A window of Rosa rugosa chromosome 7, drRosRugo1.1, whole genome shotgun sequence genomic DNA:
GCTCTCATACTCTCAGTCCTCTCAGTCCAAATCAGACTTCGAGCGTGAAGAAGTTAAGAGCCTCATTTTGACTCCAAGTCGATTAGCAGTACTGTAGTAGcttctcactctctcagtctctcagaTTCTTCACTCCGAATCAATGGGAAAACTGCGAGTaagtctctcactctctcaaatTTTTCTGTTTCCATTCATGGCTCGATTAGCAGTAGCTTTTACTTGTTAATTTCTTTACACTTTACAGAGATATGACCAAGTCGCCATTGTTGAGCAATAACTGCAATAATTTGAAATAGCAGTAGCTTTTagtcttttactttttttttttttttaaagaagcgGAATAAGAGCGAGCTCTTTACTCTTACCCGAATTTATTGATGTAGGAAAAAAGAAGTACAAAGCAAGGGGGGCTATACCAAAATCTtgccaaaagaaaagaacaaaatagTAGGATCAACAAAAACAGAAGTACAAAagtaaacaaagaaaccaaaactaAATACAAGTTTTGGAGTCTTTTACTTGTTAATTTCTTATGGAGTTGTCTGCTATGAATTTATGATGGAAAGTTTATGTCATAATAGCAGTAGCTTTTAAAGAGTTGTATGTTCTGATGTAATGTTATATCATAGCTGATTGTTGATTAATTAACTTGTTTCAATTTACTTGTAACattttgttgcttaatttaCTTGTTTAAGTTTATATCATATCTAATTTTTGCTTAATTTACTTGTGTTTATATCTGATTGTTGCTTAATTTACTTGTTTCAGTTAAAAAACAGTAAGAAGAGATCTCAAGTACATAAAGAAGCATATTCTAGTCTAGTTGTGTCTTCAACTGGTACCTCTCCCTCAATCCCTGAGAAAGCTGAAGAAGATGTCACTCAAGCAGGAGCAAGAGCTCCATCTTCGTCTGACAAGGTTAGTAGCAATCCTCGAGCTAATAGAAAACGTAGTTGGGTGTGGGAGAACTTTGTGGAATACAAAGATTTAAAAGTCACTAAAGTGAAGGGTCGGGAAGATATTGGGTGCGTTTGGGGGGGCTTTTTTGCTCCCCTGCTTATAAGCACCTGACCTGTGTGCGTTTGGTAAACCTGCTTTTGCCCAGCTTTTGGCAGAAGCCACTGCTTCTTTTGGTCGAAAAGCCGAAGCCAGCAATCCCATGCTTTTAGAAGCAGGCACTGGCTTTTCCACTGTAGCGGGAGTTACTGTAGTTTAATGAACATTTTGAAATACCGGGTTGTGTCCTCTCTTCCTTTCAGCAATTACACCACACTGCCATCAAACCCTTCTCTTCCATCAAACACTGCTCTTGCATCTCACTGACTGCCTCCTCTCATTCGTGTTCGAAGCCTCAATCCAATCCCCAGATTTTCGTACCAGGCTCTGAAAATCGAAAGCTCTGCAGGTATTAATAACTCCTCCCTTTTCCATTTCAGTTCCTATTTCATCTTGCATTTCTCAATCTATGATTCCCTATCTGGGTTCTTCTTTGATTCGCTTAATTCTTATTTGGGTCATGCTTCTATATTCAAATCCTTGTTTGCAATTGTTATTGAGTAAGCTTGATGGTTTATAAGTTCACAGTTTCAACCAAGAAGCTGATTACTTTGTAGTTAAAGCTAGAATCTTGTTTGTCAAGAGGTGCTCGCCTCTTGTTTCCTTTGTTTGTCTTTTCAATTACTAATTATCTAGCTGCTACTTTTATTCTGTATTGCTATATGACATTGGGTTTCTGGGCTTTGAAGAAGTGCATGTTTGATCTGGGattttggttgtttttttttcaaattttgctAGCTACAGATTGCTTGGTTTTCTTTGAGAAGCATACAACAGTAGAGTTTTGAATTGCTTTAGGAGAGTTGTTTCTGGAATTTGAACTCATTAGTGAGCTGCTGAAAATGTAATTGATCTTTAAACTGTTCTACTTGTGTCCATCTCTACTTCTCCAATTAGGGAAAATTGATTGAGGAATCATAAGTGATGTATTGATGAGAAGAAGAATATGACtggttttgtttgaatttgttGATCAAGGTACTGGTATAACTGATCTTTACCTAGAAATAAAACTTTAGGACACACGCATtaccaaaagaaagtatgaatgAACTTTGAGTGAAGTTTGAGTTTGAACTTTGAGTATGCTGCTTAAGtgaagtttccattctttgagtGAACTTTGAGTTTGGCATTCAGGGCTATTGGATTTTTCCTGAGATGGGCTGCTATTGTTTTTTGCTCCTTTTATTTTACTGAAGACGCCCATTTCTGGAACTTGTTGGCTCCGCGTCCACCATTTCTGGATCACTGACTAACCTTGAGTTTCTTGACCTGTCCAAAAACAACTTGAGCCAGTCAATTCCTAGTAGTCTGGGGAACCTAGTGAAACTGCACCACCTGAACTTGAGCAACAATGAGTTGAGCCATGGAACCCCAACTAAGTTGGGTCAGTTGAAGCAGCTGTCTGTGCTAGATTTGAGTCATAATTTTCTTAGTCAAGAGATACCAAAGGAGTTTTGTAATTTGGAAAGCCTGTTGACACTGAATATGTCCCACAATAACCTCTCTGGTATTGTTCCCTAGACTTTTGCTGACCTTCGTGGCTTGGAGTTCGTTGACATATCATACAATCGATTATGGGGTCCGATTCCAGAAAACAAAGCATTTCAAGAAGCTCCTATAGACGCATTGCAAGGGAATCAAGGTCTGTGTGGCAATGCTACAGGTCTACAGCCCTGCACTAAGAATCCTGGCAAAAAGAAGCACAGCTCGAACATTGGTTACAAAGTCGTGTGCTTGGTAATCCCACCTGTGGTAGGAGTACTTATACTTGTTTTCTATGGAATTTATATCACTtacagaagaaaaaagaattgtCAAAAAACAGATGAAGAGGACTTGCACCTAAAGAATCCACAGTTTAGGCCTACCATGTATGACGTTTCTCAGTTTATAACAATGCAAATCGATCTCTCAGATAGAGTTGGACTAATACAAGGCTCAATATGTGTTTGATTATTTAGTGAGCAGAATCTGAACAAATGTAGTAAAGTTTCTAGATATGTAATTTTGGTAGACTGTGCTAGTATTAATATGTAGACTGGATTTATATTGTTGACTCCCAATGCTTTGGAGAGTCATTATTTGATTTGTCCTcttcaaaataatgaaaaaattAAACGCCACTAGTGCCTTTCAGTACAAGATATATGGTAGGAATTCTCTATTAATATTGGTTTTTCAACAAAGACAATATCACTAGGTGAAATAAAATGGCTTGCATACAAGTTTAAGCAGCCACTGAAGAAAATAAAGCAGAGGACAAGAATCAAAACATTGAAACAAATAAAACCAAATCGTTTCATCCAACTTGACTGAGAAAATCCACATTTTGCAATTTGAGTTTTGTTCCATATCACTTTTTGATGGCAAATTATATATTGTGATGAGAAAGATCAAGCCTTTCCACCATTGAATGGTTCAAACCGCAGCTAATTAATGCCAATccaagaacaataatatgatttgttGCCACCATGACACTTCATAATTATATACGGAGACATGCACATCGTGATAGGCATTTTGTTCACGGTAAAGAAAGAGAAGGTGATGGGTCAAGTCGTGGGATAGAgatggatgatgatgtagaagaaGAATATCATGGTCATGGTGCACAAGAAATGGAAATAATAAGAAATAACATTACTCAAAGTTTGATGAGTGCGCGTAATAACGTGAACATTTGAATATgttatgatattttttgtggttACTTGATGCGAACCAGAAACCAATTGTTATTAATGTTACTAATATATTTGTTcaagttatttttaaaattatccaATAGTAATCATATGCTCACCataatttataaaaatttaaagtTGACAAAAATGAATAAGGACgtaataaagattaaaaataataacaaaagcATTTGATCAACATTGTATAACAAAAGCATTTGACCAACATTGTATTACCAAACAATCAAGGCAAAATAATCTCTCATGTCCAATttggtcattccacaaacaaaaagcacaagccagtttgagtttaccaaacactttgccaCTCCTTTTTGCCACTAACAGCACTTAaaaaaagccagtttaccaaacactcaactgctttgcttttcagctactttttctcagaaataagcagaagccagcttttctAAAAAgcacagccataccaaacacacccattgtagaagaatttaggagGGCTAAGTGTAAATATTGTCCTAAAGGTCCTGTAGGAGACTATGCTTGTGATTCCTACAAAAATGGGACTCAGGGATGATTAGGCACATAAACAAATCATGCAAGTATTATCCAGGAAGGAGAGTGATAGATAAAAATCAGAAAGTGCTTGCTGGTGATAAAAGTAAGGGTAATTCAATGAAAATTGTAACATTTAATCCTGATGAAGTTATGAAACTTGTGTTGAAATTTGTGTTGATGAGCTTCCTTTTAGCTTTGTTGAAAAGCAAGGGTTTAGGCATTTTTGTCATGTTGCAGTGCCGATGTTTAAGGTTCCTTGTAGGAAAACTCTTGTGAAACAGTTGCTGTCATTGTATGATAGGacaaagaagaaattgaaaactgaTTTAGCACACTATAGGGTCTGCCTAACTACTGACACTTGGACAAGTGTTCAGAATTTCAACTACATGGTGCTAACAGCACACTTCATCGATGATGAATGGGAAATGCATAAGAGGATAATCAATTTCTGCACTATTTCTAACCATAGTGGGAATTCCATAGGTCTTTTGATTGAGTCTTGTTTGCTTCAATGGGGGATTAACAAGGTTTTAACCATCACAGTAGATAATGCAACAACCAATAAGTGTGCTATTGAGTTTGTTAGGTCCAAActtaacaaaagagaaaaaccaaaatcaacctTAGAGGGTCAGTACATGCATGTTAGGTGTACAGCCCATATTTGTAATTTGATTGTTGGAAGTGGGCTGAAGAGATTGAATAGAGCAGTGCTAGCCATTAGAAATGCGGTGAAGTTTGTTAGGTCTTCACCAACAAGGTTGGATAGCTTTAAGGCTTGTGTAGAATAGGAACATATCTCTTGCAGAGGCTTGGTTGTTATGGATGTTCCAATGAGGTGGAATTCAACATTTTTAATGTTGGAAGCTGCCTTGAAGTTCAAAGCAGCCTTTGCAAGGATGAAGTTGCAACCGGACAGCGGCTTTTCAGCCTATTTCAAAGAGCCTAAGGAAGAGTATGATGAGGAAGGAAATTTGGTTCCAAGCTAAAGCAGGAGGCCTAGAGTAGGGCCTCCATCTGATGAAAAATGGGATGAGGAGGAAGTATTTGTTCAGTTTCTTAGGGTGTTCTATGAAGTTACTCTAAGAGTTAATGCTAGTAATCATCCCACAATCCATACCACTTTTCATGATATGTTGTCAATCGAAACTGAGATTAGCAAGCTCTTTATAGAACTTGAAATGGCAATAGGTTCGGAAACCGAGAAGGTTTTGACTGATATGGCAGCAAATATGAGGTTCAAATTCATCGAGTATTATGGTTGCTTTAGGGATTTGAATCCTTTGGTGTTTATAGGGCTGATCCTTAATCCTAGATTCAAGCTAAGGCATGTAACTCATTTGTTGACAAAAGAAGGGTTTGAATTGGAAGATGTGCAAAATAAAACAAGGGAGTTACGCGATGTGTTGATGTCCTTATATGAAGAGTATGCACCAAAGGAGGCCCCTGCAAAGAAGAGAGTTCAAAGAAAGGTTGAAAGCTCATCTTCACAAAGCACTGTATCAAGTACTGCCAGTAGAGGAAGACAATCTTGCATCAATGATTGGAGAAAGGTAGTTTCTGAGCTTGATAAGGCTGTGGTTTCACATGAAGTAGACAAATACTTGCTGAACCCTCTTGAATTCACAAATGAGAAGGAAGGGTTTGAGTTCCCAATTCTGTTATGGTAGAAGATCAATAGACCTAAGTACCTTATACTTGCAGCAATAGCCAAAGATGTATTGGCCGTCCAAGTTTCGACAGTTGCATCGGAGTTCGCTTTTAGTACCTGAGGTAGAGTAATCGACGACTTTAGGAGTTCATTGACTCCTAAATATGTCGAAGCATTAATTTGTCTACAAAGTTGGTTGAGGGGGAATGATATCAGATGCATACAAGATGCACCATGCATCAAAGATTATGAGTTCTATGAAAAGTGTGAGAAAGGTAAAGAATTCTAACTTTTTGTGTTTGTGATTTTACATTGCAGTTTTGCAATTATGGTTTTAGATTCTGATATCAGTTTCTTGTGTTTTGTACTTTGGTATGTAGATCATGTAACCTCAGCCTCTTCAAGCTCTTGTCCTCCTCCAAAAGCTAAGGGAAAGAATTGTACCGAAACTGATGATGAAGTTGTTGAAGTCAGTGAAGATGACTCTGAAGAAACTCTGATGAAACAGAAAACAGTTGACGACTTGATGGTGATCATTTCATAAGAACTTGTTTCtgtttatgttttcttgttCCTACAGTAAGCATGGACTACTTAAGCTTTCAGTTTTGTGTTTTCAACTTGATCATTTCATATTTTCATGAACTTATTTAGCCGTTTAGGCATTTGGCTTATGAATTTCAATTTGTGTAAGCTACTGAACTGGTTTGAGTGATTTCAATTTGTCACTGAATTTCAAATTATGTAAGGTATTGAATTGTCTAAGACTCTAAGCTATATGCACCTCGGATTTTATCATGTGAGATTTGTTTGGGTTTGTCATTCACTTGTTTTAGTTATTTGTAATTTGGAAGTTCAGTTTTCTGTTTTCATTTGCATTTTGGACTAAAATGTGCATGAAGTAATTTGCTGCTGAACTTCAATTTGTGTAAGCTATTGAAGTATTGAACTGTCTAAGCTATATGAATATATGCACTTATGATTTTATTTGTGAGATTTGTTTGGGACAGGTTATTCACTTGTTTTAGTCTTTTGTAGTTCCAAGTATTATGTTTTCATTTGCATTTTGGACTTAAATGTGCATGAAGTTCAGTAGTTCACTGGATAACTAATTAGGAAGGCAGCCAAATTTGGCTACTGCTGCATTTTTTTAGGTTACTGAAAACTTTGGTTTACAGTACTATTGAAACTGATTGGTACCGAAACTGTACTGAATTGATCGGTTTCGAGACTGATCGGTATCACTGATGAAAATTCGGCATCCCGAACCGAACGGAGCCAACTATAAACTCTGTATCGGTCTCAGTATAGGCCTATTCTCGAGCTGAGCCAAAACGATCCCAAGTCTAATTCATGTACTAGTACTCGAAGGGTAGGTAATATGTCCCCTTCGCTATACAATCATCCTTcttatattaataataataacaggTGTGGGACTGAGTGATCAGTTATTTTATGCTAACAATTTTCCTACTACCGATTTGAATGTCAATTGTAGAATAAGGAAGTAGTATCTCCCGCAGAGGACTTATGGGACTAATTGTAAGACTTTCTGAGTTTTAAAAGTTGATTATGAAGTTGTGAAAACAATtaaaagtaaataacaaataaTGAAATTTCTTAAGGGAGAATCAATAAATGAACAAAAGTCAGGGAATGTATCCACCACAAATCAATCATATATGCAAACCATGTTTAACCTAGTCTTATCTATCCATGGTTAAAGATGCTCAAATTAACCCAACGCAATGCCTGAATTAACCTATTGTTTTTCCTTACTTGTATGCTAGGTGAGAGACGCTCTACACCTAACCTATTTACTAAAATGCAACCTAGGTTGGTGCAACTCTAGACTTAACACATAGAAATCATTAAGAATGAGAAAAATGAAACATCAAAAGACATCATGAGTACGACACATCTCAATTAATCTAGGAACCTAATCACTTGCCTTATAGACAATTTACTACTCTAGAACTTTCAACAAAACATTCTTAAAAGGAACAGGCAATGATCATTCATAGAAATAGAATCCTACTCATGCAATCTAAAttggccaccaaagaaagcACATAAAGAAATCATCAATTTAAAACTGGAAATTAGATTCTCATCCATTGAATgaacaaaaactaattaaatgTCATAGCATGGCATACAATTATGATTGGGGCTTCAACAGCCCCCAACTACTAAGAAATTAGTTGCACAAAGTTTGATTTGAAAGCTCACAAAGGGTCATAAGAAAGAAAACAGAGAAATCCTAAAACCAGAGTTGAAAATTGTCGGAATTCGACTAGTTTAAAAATGGATTCGGCTAGTCTAAAATCGCTCTATTTAGATTCTTGTGCTCGGGTTCTTTGCTTGATTCTCGTGCGTAAAAGTCTTCTCGTTTGCTTTGGTAGCCTTTTTATAGTGCTCTTGAGTCCTCTTTCATTCCTTTTTGGTTTTAGATTCCTTGTGATGTAAAGAAAGCCAACTTCTTGATTCTCTACTTGAATTAGGATTTATTCATATCACATAGTCCAATGTGAATAAGCCATGTCATCACCAATATTTGCTAAGTATTTTCTCCTTGATTGTTGCGGTTTCCATGGATTGGGCTCCTTGATCCATCAAGGTCTCCTATCGGGTCTAGACTCCAAGATTTTCCTTATTTACGCATCTTTCCTCCATATTATcttctttttgtatatttgctccgaaaaacctaataaacataaaaataaataaataaagagaaaatataAGAAACTAACAAAGATTAATATAGGGATTAACCATATAATGTAgcataaaatgctcctatcattgagcctcccagttaggctaggttccaaacccctttaaaaaaaggattaaattatgcTTACTACCTtttactttcaagggttcatcagttcagttcctgcacttctaatttaatcagaaaagtcctcgcactctccaatttcatcaaatcgattcATTTTGTCACTACTCCGTCAATTTTATCTGTTAAGGTGTTGATGTGGCTGAGGAGCTCTGATCTGTCACTTTTGTGGGACCTTCTCACAGGGAAAATTCCCAGTGAGAATTATCGTTTGATCTGGAGCATCCATTTTAATCACCGTTTGATCTCAGCCGTCGGATTTGAGTATATATAAGTTGAACCAGCTTGAGGAGCACCAGATTATAGCCCAGACAAACCTTGGTCTCCTCTTTCTGGCCATCTCCCGACGTCAGACCTGTGTTGGTCGACTCCTCTCGGCGGCGCGAATCGGAGCCTTGTCTTCCTTGCTCCGAACAACCAGCGACGGAGGCAGGAAGAAGCTCAAAAGGTTTTCGGGTTAGCCGGTGGATTTTCCGATTCTGGCCAAATCGTGGTGGAACACTGGTGTCAGAAGATTCCTCTCGACCTCGCTGACCTATCCATGCGTTGGTTTGTCCAGATGATGAGCCAAGTGAGAGAATCGAAAAGGAGAAGCTTTTAGGTTTTTAAAGCaagttttttggtttttctggcAACTCCGTAGGTTTTAAGGACGATCGAGGTATCATAATTATTCCTCCGGTCGAGCTCTACATACTGGTACTCTTTGTTTTCACTTTCAGTTGGAATTTGCAAGAATTGGAATTTTGGGGTTTATTGCTATTTTGGGTTGCGCCCACCCTTACTGCTTTGATGCAGACTGCAGTTCAGAGCTCTCTAACTCTTTTCTTGCAAGTTTAATTTGGTTCATTTTGATGAAGGGAAGGAGATATAGACGATGGGTATGTTGGGAAATTTCCCCGTGAGAAGGTCACACCAAAACTAACACATCACAGCTCATCCGGCCACGTCAGCCCCATAACAGAGAAAATTGACGGAGTAGTGACAgaatggatcgatttgatgaaattggagagtgcgaggaattttctgattaaattagaagtgcagggactgaactgatgaacccttgaaagtacaagaTAGTAAGCcgattttttttcttaaaaaagaaaaagaaaaaaagatcaTTTGTCAGTGAACTAGCCAATACATGATTAATAAATAAGTGAGTCTAAAGTTAAACTGCCAACTCGCAAATAACTCacttaaccctttttttttttgaaaggcttAACCCATCTATTTAATTAAATAGTTTTAAAAATCAAGAAATTTCACATGCTagtatgaatttttttttttttttttcatattttaaagAGGATtaaatgatttcactcctatccccatggtgactcgaacccaggacctggatcctaggtagtgggtgttctaaccactgagctaacaccacatcGTCAAACATGCTAGTATGATTGTTTGCTAGAATTTTTTTATATGGTCATTTCTTGTGTAAGTCTATAAAaaatgttttaaaaaaaaagaactaaattCACTTTTCTCCCTCAAACTTTGGGTCGAAAATCTGTTGGTCcccgataattttttttttttttaaatcatgaTGGTCCCTGCACTTTAAATTTCCACCATCCGCgtccaaaattcaaatttggctccGAACATGACGTCATAAGTTGAGTTGATACTGACAACATGACCCACAAGAAGGGAAAAATTGACATTTTCaagcaaaaaggaaaaaaaaaactcgcaGGACAATAAAccagcccccccccccctctctctctctctctctttgagcCATCAATCATCTCAAACCACCCCCATCTATACCAAAAAGTTTTGTATCTTCAATATATCACCACCCCCGATGCCAAAGGCGCCGGAGGATGATCTGCCGATATATAGGGTATGTTACTGGTATCAATGGATCTTCCTCAAGTGCCTCTGGCATTGGCGTCGCTTCAGGGGTCTCTGCTGAGGGCCTCTCTCTGAGTAAGGGTATCGGCCAAGCTATTGTTGAGGTATAGATTAATACGTGTTTTCTATTTGAGGTcaggctatggtatgttaatatttctcatatatacatcaactatttttatcactttgaggactcattttaccacatTAAGGACTCATTTTATGCATATCATACATTAACACATTATAGAATTTCCCTTCTATTTGTACCATATTTGGTAGTTAATTTACTTAATTGTGATATtgtgaaaaattcaaaaaatgatttttgttttttttttttaacaatttttGGAATGGAAGCTGGATTTGCTTTCGGTTCTCCCAAAAAATAACTTTCATTTTTTGAACCCTTTTAAAGAactcaaaagaaaaattcaaaaaattgaaaaagaaattcTTTCTAATTCTAAGAATTTTTAAAGAAAATACTAAATTATTTCTAAATGTTTCAAGGTAATATTGTTCTGTTCTggtttcataaaaaaaaaaaaaaaggtaatatTGTTCTGTTGCTGATATCTTTTCTGGGCTACATacaaaaagaagcaaaaacagTTTAATA
This region includes:
- the LOC133719728 gene encoding uncharacterized protein LOC133719728 isoform X1: MGKLRLKNSKKRSQVHKEAYSSLVVSSTGTSPSIPEKAEEDVTQAGARAPSSSDKQLHHTAIKPFSSIKHCSCISLTASSHSCSKPQSNPQIFVPGSENRKLCRLLLTFVAWSSLTYHTIDYGVRFQKTKHFKKLL
- the LOC133719728 gene encoding uncharacterized protein LOC133719728 isoform X2, which produces MGKLRLKNSKKRSQVHKEAYSSLVVSSTGTSPSIPEKAEEDVTQAGARAPSSSDKQLHHTAIKPFSSIKHCSCISLTASSHSCSKPQSNPQIFVPGSENRKLCSQFLVVWGT